Proteins co-encoded in one Corynebacterium tuberculostearicum genomic window:
- a CDS encoding IS1249 family transposase has translation MSKNHPRCPVCGGTCTKHGTTSAGRQRWRCRTCKATFTRVNNDAVQAKWFRLFIFWLTSSNSLEETAKTCGVSPRTLQRRFKPFWLIQPPRSVDKQRIYDQVFIDGTYFNTKCLVVAADSSHVINWFWCTKESSWSYTRLLDPLAPPQLVTCDGDAGGLKALHHLWPNTPVQRCIVHVKRNIQRATGLHPTSAMGKALQRLSFELLAVDNLDKAAEWTVKLQQFGTVFSTQLKAKTYVKDVPFDQIPKSKRRNKKWWYTHYTHRGIYLQLKKMSQQGHLFAYLTEAEEGQRFERTTNKLEGGVNSQIKQLMHTHRGLRDEQQRIACDWWLYLHTQLPDDPVEIARQQNWGQDALAKAQTLANQEKQATSGHEDGRPATYDSAIDTAYNHSMGIRKGHIR, from the coding sequence ATGAGTAAAAATCATCCTCGATGCCCCGTCTGCGGCGGGACATGCACGAAACACGGAACAACGAGTGCTGGGCGCCAACGATGGCGATGCCGCACCTGCAAGGCCACCTTCACCCGCGTGAATAACGATGCTGTGCAAGCCAAATGGTTCCGCCTTTTCATTTTCTGGCTCACCTCCAGCAACAGCCTGGAAGAAACAGCTAAAACCTGCGGTGTTTCACCGCGAACTTTGCAACGACGCTTTAAACCGTTCTGGCTTATCCAACCTCCCCGAAGCGTTGATAAGCAGCGAATCTACGATCAAGTCTTCATCGACGGCACCTACTTCAACACCAAGTGCCTTGTTGTAGCTGCCGACTCCAGCCATGTCATCAATTGGTTCTGGTGCACGAAAGAATCCTCGTGGTCCTACACGCGCCTGCTCGACCCACTAGCCCCACCACAATTGGTGACCTGCGATGGGGATGCCGGAGGCCTTAAAGCACTGCACCACTTGTGGCCTAATACCCCGGTTCAACGCTGCATTGTCCACGTCAAACGCAATATCCAACGCGCCACCGGCCTTCATCCCACTTCCGCTATGGGCAAAGCATTACAACGACTTTCCTTTGAACTACTCGCCGTCGACAACCTGGATAAAGCAGCCGAATGGACCGTAAAACTACAACAGTTCGGCACCGTATTTAGCACCCAGCTCAAAGCCAAAACCTACGTCAAAGACGTTCCTTTCGACCAGATTCCAAAGTCCAAGCGCCGGAACAAAAAGTGGTGGTACACCCACTACACTCACCGCGGAATCTACCTGCAGCTAAAGAAAATGAGCCAACAAGGACACCTCTTTGCCTACCTCACCGAAGCCGAAGAAGGCCAACGGTTTGAACGCACGACCAACAAGCTAGAAGGCGGGGTGAACTCACAAATTAAGCAACTTATGCACACCCACCGCGGACTGCGCGACGAACAACAGCGCATCGCCTGCGACTGGTGGTTATACCTCCACACGCAACTGCCTGACGACCCTGTAGAGATCGCCAGGCAGCAAAACTGGGGCCAGGACGCACTCGCCAAAGCACAAACCCTAGCCAACCAGGAAAAACAAGCCACCAGTGGCCACGAAGACGGCCGACCAGCAACCTACGACAGTGCCATCGACACTGCCTACAACCACTCTATGGGAATACGCAAAGGCCACATACGCTAA
- a CDS encoding amidohydrolase — MQEERTLGVIKDNLAEIGFQQVEVGGGVVGVLENGAGPTVMLRADFDGLPVGEDTGLDYASTDSAVDFEGKTVPVMHACGHDSHVASLLGMGALMAQATDQWTGTLQLIFQPGEEIAAGAQAMVDDGLVDKVAPPDVVLGQHVFASQFPAGTVALASGPFMSTAVSMDVKVYGQGAHGSMPHLSVDPVVLASSIVMRLQTVISRELTPSEFGVLTVGAINAGSKANIIPSEASLKINVRAYSEQVRDKITCAIERIVNAECQAAGSPKSAEFSYHDSCPLTSNDETTTARLKETFISHFGADRVLDAGPLTASEDFSTIARAFGVPFCFWVFSGREEGKDVPNHSPHFAPLLQPTLRTGTEALVAAGLSYLGNSGSDF; from the coding sequence ATGCAGGAAGAGCGCACCCTCGGCGTCATTAAAGACAACCTCGCTGAGATTGGTTTTCAACAGGTAGAGGTCGGTGGCGGTGTGGTGGGCGTCTTAGAAAATGGTGCTGGGCCTACCGTTATGCTGCGCGCGGATTTTGATGGATTGCCGGTCGGGGAAGATACCGGATTGGACTATGCCTCTACGGACAGTGCGGTAGATTTTGAAGGAAAAACCGTGCCCGTCATGCATGCCTGTGGTCACGATTCACACGTGGCCAGCCTACTGGGAATGGGCGCACTCATGGCGCAGGCTACTGACCAGTGGACTGGTACTCTGCAGCTCATTTTCCAGCCGGGCGAGGAAATCGCCGCTGGTGCTCAGGCCATGGTGGATGACGGCCTCGTAGACAAGGTCGCCCCACCGGACGTAGTGCTAGGCCAACATGTCTTTGCCAGCCAATTTCCTGCCGGAACTGTCGCCTTGGCCTCGGGGCCATTCATGTCCACCGCCGTAAGCATGGATGTCAAGGTCTACGGCCAAGGAGCACACGGCTCCATGCCGCATCTCAGCGTGGATCCAGTGGTTCTGGCCAGCTCCATCGTCATGCGTTTGCAGACGGTCATCTCCCGCGAGCTCACTCCTTCCGAATTTGGCGTGCTCACCGTGGGAGCTATTAATGCTGGTTCGAAGGCCAATATTATTCCCTCCGAAGCCAGCTTAAAGATAAACGTACGAGCGTATAGCGAGCAGGTGCGCGATAAAATTACCTGCGCTATCGAACGCATCGTCAATGCAGAATGCCAAGCTGCCGGTAGCCCTAAGTCGGCGGAGTTTAGCTATCACGATTCCTGCCCGCTTACCAGCAATGATGAGACCACAACAGCACGGCTGAAGGAAACCTTCATCTCCCATTTTGGTGCCGACCGCGTCCTCGATGCAGGCCCTCTGACGGCTTCCGAAGATTTCTCCACCATTGCTCGCGCCTTCGGCGTTCCTTTCTGCTTTTGGGTATTTTCCGGCCGCGAAGAAGGAAAGGATGTGCCCAACCACAGCCCGCACTTTGCGCCGCTGCTCCAGCCCACGCTGCGTACCGGCACCGAAGCTTTGGTGGCCGCCGGTTTGAGCTACCTGGGTAATTCTGGCAGCGATTTCTAA